In the genome of Phacochoerus africanus isolate WHEZ1 chromosome 5, ROS_Pafr_v1, whole genome shotgun sequence, the window AGCCCGAACTCATCCATTTCATCTGGGGGGATGCCGTAGTTACCGATCAGAGGATATGTCAGCACTAAGATCTGTGCTTTGTAGGAAGGGTCTGTGAGAGCCTCAGGGTAGCCGACCATACCGGTTTGAAACACTGTAAGAAAGATGCAAGACTGGGGCTCAGGCGGGCCACCCTTCGGAGCACTGCCCCGCGCGATGAGAGCGCCCCAGCGCAGGCTGCCTCGACCGTGAGGGATAAAAGGAGCTAGGCTGGTAAAAGGCGGGGTACGGAGTGTGCAGGCGGGAAAATGGCGGGGTCTGGGCAGGGCAGGTTGGGCAGAAAAGGGCAGCAGAGTGGGATGAGGTTGGCAGCCGGCCCGAACTTGCTTACCCACTTCCCCGGCAGTCGACACAGCAGCCCCAAAAGGCTGGCCCCGCAGGACCGACCCGTCCTCCAACACCAGGGCCGCCATGGGAACGGAGCTCAGAGGCGGGGATGAATACAGACAAGCGGGAAGCGCAGCAAGCCCCAGCCGATGCTGGAACCACGTGAGGATGGCGCGCCCGGAGTCGGTCCACGTGGCCAACCGCGCCGGTGTCTGGAGCAAGAGCGGTGTGGAAAGCGCAAGAGCCCAGGCGCGATGGGCGGCGGGGAACTGCGGCGGCGCAGGCAGCTGGCGGCGTGAGGGGCGGGGCCGGAAACGtaaggggcggggccagggcgcGACAGGGTTGCCTCACCTCCTCTCCCCCGCGCCAGGCGAGGGGTAACCTGAGAAAACCGGCCCTCCCGAAGTAGCTTCTCCCACCCCAACCAATAAACACACAAAGCCAAATCCAGGGCACcttctcttaaaagaaaaaaaaaaagggagaaagagagaagcaaaagaaaaaatttattatggTCAGCAGCACAAATGAGAACTGATACTAGTCCACTCCTGGACTGGTGCGTCTGCAACACACTAAGGTTATGCAAATGTCCATCTTCCTTCAAACAACGACTTCTGGTCATCTTTGCTGACCAACGATGTCTAGGAAGCAAATCCCCCTGGCTGGACTAAGATGGGGATGATCTTTAGGTCAGTAAGAAGACCTGTGTGGTTCATGAAGCCTTGGCTTTTCGGCGTTGAGTCCCCCAAAGCAGGATGGAAATGGATAATGTCGTGGATCCCAGAATACCGAAGAACATGAGCAGTGAGAATGAGCCCTGTGAATAACAAACCCAAAAAATTTCATACAGGATTACACCAAGGGCTTACAACCCAACACCCAGTTCTCCCCTAGTATACCCATGCAATCATCCAGGGCAATTCTCTTATAGTTTCCTTCTCTGGGTGACTTGAATCAGCTTCTGgtctgatggtttttttttttttttttttttgtcttttccagggccgctcccgcagcacatggagattcccaggctagaggtccagtcggaactgtagctgccagcctacgccagagccacagcaacgcgagatctgagccgtgtctgcgacctacaccacagctcacagtaacaccggatccttaacccactgagcaaggccagggaccgaacctgcaacctcatggtcctagtcggatttgttaaccactgagccacgacgggaactcctgatggctCTTCTTTTAAAGAGGTACTTGCTCTATGCATTTCTCTTACCGCTAATGAGAAGGCCTAATTCCTCACCTGGCGCATACACTTGTAGCCATGGAAGCCATCAGCACAAACACACTGCAAGAGACCAGGACCATCAGGGACACAAGATCCATTCTCAGGACACGTTTCTAGAAAccagagaaaaacagagaccATCACTGGATTTCATTAATATGTTTCCCAAATATCTGCTTCAATTTAGATTCTCCCAACTATTTCTAGGTCAAAGTAGAGAGGAAAGAAGATTATAGATCATCAGAATGTCATCATCAccataaaaaaatcactttgagaCCTTTTCTTTCCAAAGGATTAAAGCTTCCGAAACCTGAACAAAAGGCACTTAAGCAGTGTGACTGTCTTTCTGATCTAAAGTGATGAAGACAAGGGAGGAAGGGCAGTTTCCAGAAGGGTGAAGGTGAGACAGCATACCTGGGTCCCCAGTGCTGTTGCAAAGGTTTCGTTGTCCTTGGCAGGTTTGGTTGGTTATATAAAAAGTGACAACATCCCAGGCATTGATACCTCCTGGACAGGTGACACTTTGTGGCAGTATCCTGAACACAACACAAACAGTCATGTATGCAGCCCAAAGTTGCTGAGCTCACAGTGCTGCCTGTCTTTGATTTTCTCCCCTACCCCATACCATTACTCACAGAGTCTGGAGCTGGGTAAAGCCACGGAAGGTGTTGGCCCAGTCGCCCTCGAAGGGGTTTGCCTGCAGGTCTCTGCAAAGCGTACACTGTTAGCACTGTGCTCTAGGAAAACACTCTCCTTCCATGCATGCATCTTGCTGAACTGATAAACCAGTTCTCGTGCTGAGTTTGAACAACTGAACAACTTGAACAAGTGTAGAGAATATGCAACCATTTTCTTAGGAGTCCATCCTCAAAGACTTTCCCATAAACCCTTTGCCATAGGGCACATTTTTGGGAGGAAGGATAACTAACAACTTACATGATGACAGCAGTATGTGCCTGAGCAAAGTCTGGACCAGGGTCCTTCAGAGAACAGTTCTGGAGATCCAGCCTGAGGGAAATAAAGTAATCCATGAAAGTATATGTGTCACCCCTTCCTCTAAGGTAAACGAATACAACCCCCCTTTATGTtaattgaacataggtgtgcCAAGGCCACACACGAGGTACTCTAGTAGGGTGTGAGTGGACAAAGAATTGGGAGTAATGTTAGAAAGGTGGGTTGGGCCTGTCTGTGGTAGTTCCTGGTTTGAACTTGATACTGGGGCAACAGACCATTTAAGtctaattttgactttttttttttttttgccttttctagggcgctcccttggcatatggagcttcccaggccaggggtctaatcggagctgtaggtggcctatgccacagccacagcaacgtggcatccaagcctcgtctgtgacctacaccacagctcacggcaacgccggatccttaacccactgagcaaggccagggattgaacccgccacttcatggttcctagttggattcgttaaccactgagccacgacaggaactcctaagtctaattttgttttttatttcattttattttttattttatggccataccacagtatatggaaggtcccaagctggggattgaattcAGCCATCaatgcaacctatgctgcaagtgcagctatGCGGTATTCATTAAGCTCCTgggccagaccagggattgaacccgagcctctCAAGAGACCCTAgcggctgcagtcagattcttaaaccactgtgccatggtgggaactccctaagcctaATTTTAAAGCCAGAGAGTAATAATGGAGAAAAGTTGGTTTCAGaaagtttaatataaagaatttagGTAGATCAGGGGAAGAGGAAAATGGAAGCAAGACATCTGACATCTTGTGTCTGAAGAGAGGAAAAGTTTAATAGGAATTGAGTGGTACCCACATGTACCTGGAGCTAACAGAGAGGTCAAAGGATACTAAAAGAGATCTAGTTTTAGGAGACACCTGCATAATGGTTGAAGCCGTAATAAAAGCGTGGATTGTCAAGCGTGTATGGGGAgggttcctgtcacggctcagcagttaacaaacccaactagtatccacaaggatgtgggtttgatctctggccttgctcaatgggttaaggatccagcattgccgtgagctatggtggtcacagacgcagctcagatcctgcattgctgtggctgtggcctgggccggtggcttcagctcctattcaatccctagcctgggaacctacgtatGCCGCAAatgagcccctccccccaaaaaaagagtgtACAGGGAAAACTATGCAGAAGCTAATCTGCATAAAGAGACAAGAGGAAGAATTTGCCTTAAACACAAACAGGAATtaatcagaaagagaacaaaatcatATCACAGTGTCCTGGAGGCCAAAGGAGTCACTTCTTGGAGACACATAGTAAATGAGCCAAAGAGTtgataataaaagaatttttttaaaaaacaaagccataaagacttttaaaaaagaaaaggcaaatattatgACATTTACTCATTTCAACCAGGAAGCGCCACAGGGTAGTTTACTTAGCCAAAAATGCTATAACAGATTTAAAGTCTGAGACTCATAGTTTAGAGGCCTCCAAAATAGGTACCAATAGTTATCCTAAAAGCCAATCAGGCAAGCGTTGAAGAATCCAGTTTGGGAACTCTTTTCCAATATCCAGAGAGGTCTTCTCCTTCCTCACCCCAGGATGGTGCCCTTCCCATTCAGGCAGCAGCGGCCTTGCAGCATTAGCTCTGGTGTCTGTTTACAATAAAGGGCCACTTCTGACAAATTTTGCACATCTCCTGGACACTGGATGCATATCTGCAGAAGAGATAAAACTATTAGGACTccagaaagaaaagccaagggaaaaaaacaaaaacaaaacagggaccAAAGACTAACTGCCAGTCTAGAATTCCTCTAACTCAGGGCATAGACGTGTCCTACCTTTACGTCAGATTTACTAGAAGACAGCGTTTCTGGATCCAGGTGCCAAAACAGGGCACCAGAGAATTTCTGTACCGGATCTCATCCAGGGAAGGACCTCATCTTTGAGAATTACTATTGGAACATATTTATTATGCCCTCTCCAATGACTTCTCAATCTGCCAGCCGCGATTTGACCGGGTATAAAAGGACTGCAGGTACACAAAGATCTCATCAAGCATAACAGAATGTACAGCCCAGCCACCGCAGGGTATACGGCGTTCGTGCGTCGTGATTTTGCAGAATAGCCAGAGGACTTGTTGGTAGAAAGGATAACTTAAAGTTACTCAAACATTAAGGAGGGAGGAGGTCAAATTTCAAAGGTCTTTGGACATTGGCGCTGGGAGACAGCAGCGTGAGTACTCCGGCGGGGAGACGACTGGGTTACGCTAGGGAGGCCCCAGGGACGAAATCCGGGCTGCGGGCTGGCAGGGGAGAGGCCAAGAGGGGAGAGCCGAGGGCCAGCGAGGAACTCTGTTTCAACCCAGCCTCTAATTTGCTTCAGTACCTCGGGTAACGCCAAAGCCCTTGGCACGCTCAGAACGAGGAGCAGGGCTGCAGCCCGGGGCACCAAGCTCGAGGGACTGCGGAACCCGGAACGGGCCATTTTCTGCTCCCTCCGTCCTTCTCAGCTGATCGCGAGACTTGCGAGTgtggccccgcccccaccgcctCTGGCCCTTCCCGGGGATGTGGCTAGTTGAGCGGCCGGTCAGCCCGGCCAGTCCGCCGGCTGGGAGTTGCCGCAGCGCGCGGAGGTCAGCGCTCTTCTTTGTGGGCCTTCGTCCTCCTTCGGGGGGCCGGACCGCCCCTTCTTTTCCCCGTTAAATGAAGGCCTCCCCACGACCGCTCTCTCAGCCCCGCGTTCCTCCAGCCTGGACGCCGAGGTCGCGTCGCCGCAGCGCCTTGGGGCCGATCCTTCCGCCCTCAGTAAACATGGCGGCGCggcgggggcgggcagggggcggGACCCTGCTGTCACCGGGCCAGGCGCGGCGGGGCCAGAGCGGACCCTCCTGCGGAGACCCGGCAGGTGGGCGGGACGAGGGCGGGCCGCAAGGGGGTGGGCCGGAGCATAGAGGCTCCGGAGAGTGGcgtagggaggggaggggcgggagaGAAGGGGCGGGATGAGTCGGCCGGGAGCGTGGTGGCCGGGGAAGATCGGAGGTGCCCCGGGCGAGGTGGTAGTGGTCCCGCCGCCTCGCCTGTGGAGGGGGGGAGAGAAGCTAGAAAGTAAAGAGGGTAAGGGAGATGGAGGAGCGAAGGGCTAAGGGCAAACCCCCCTGGGAGGAGAGGAGCCTGGGGACACCCGAGGCACGCTTTTTCACCTCCGTCCTGAAACCACGCGGTGTCTGGTGCCCTGGCAAGGAGATAGGGGAAGGCGATATGCTTCCCTAATTCCTCATCTTCTTTGTTtgccagaaaaaaagagtgatgCAGAACTCGGGAAGAACCACGGGACCTTCTTAGCCTTGGCTGGGCGGCGGAGGTAAGGGTAAGACGAATGCTGTACCTGGTTGGCCCTGGGGCCTTGACCGAAGGGCACTGAGAGCGAGAGCGAGCTCGTGTGCTGGGAGGGACTGAGTGTTGGCTTTGGTTAGGGCCATCAGGAGTTCATCAAAGCTAACCAATGCTTATCTTAAGGAGCCAGGCTTCCCTTCCACCTAGCCCCAGGTGTCAGGAAGCTTCTGAAAGGATTTCCTCTCAGAGGGCTGGCACATTTTCTAAGGCTTTTGTAGTTACTAGGATTTTAATGAGGACCCTCAAGCTTTTCAGACCTTGAAGAATTCTAGGCACGAGGTCAAATTTTGAAGCCCTAGGAAGGTTGGTCCCAAAGTGGCCCCTTTGTCTTTTGTAGAAATCAAAGCCATGCAGTTTGTtaccaaaggggggggggggcatggttAAGGTGGTGAAAAATGAGTCTCTTTCTCATCTGTGTATGTTAGACTTTTTAAAAGGGTCCCACAGGCAGCATCTTGTGCCCTATGTGCCAGTTTTAGTGGAACAACCCGTCTCTTCCTTTTGGCTTCCCTTGGAGAGATGCAAGTCCATGGGATATGTAGACCAGTGTAGAGTTTTCAGAAGATCTCTATCCTGTTCTTAGAACCATGTCTGATGAAGGTTTGGTTACTGGGTCAGGTTTTTCCCGTCTTGCCAGGCTCGCTCTCTTTCTTCAGCCATCTAAGAGGGTTCTCTGTATCTCATGCAAATAGAATTCTCAGGAAGCCCTGCCGCTTTACCGCAACAGTGGAGGATCTCCGTTTCTGTGCTTCTGTTTTCCAGTCTGTCCTGGGACCTTCCTTCCTTGCTCCAAACACCTGCCCAGCCACATCATTAACTCTTGCCCTCTACGTGTTGTTATTTGCCCACAGCAGAGATCTCTCACTCTCTGGTACTTTCCATCACCTCTATCACAGCAGTAAAAACTTGCCAAAGAATGGGAAATCTCCAGGTGTTGCAATGTACAAAGGCTCAGGGCATCTTTAGGTTAAATCGAGTGGCCTGTTGGGAACATTGTTCCTGGGACTCACATTTGTGACTCAGTAGAACATGTGATCCAAGAGCTGCCAACTCTGATTTCCTCTCATCATCAGCTCCAAGAGGTTCAGAGTTCAGGCTTGGTCTGTGTGAAGCCATATCTTGCCAGCCAGGCAATGTCTGCCCAAGAACACAGTGTAGGAGAGCCGGAAGCCAGCTAGGCTGATCTTTCTCCTAGTGGGCAGGAGCAGAAGACATAGTTTACATGAATCTGTCTCTAGAGTAGCTGAA includes:
- the ATRAID gene encoding all-trans retinoic acid-induced differentiation factor isoform X1 — translated: MARSGFRSPSSLVPRAAALLLVLSVPRALALPEICIQCPGDVQNLSEVALYCKQTPELMLQGRCCLNGKGTILGLDLQNCSLKDPGPDFAQAHTAVIIDLQANPFEGDWANTFRGFTQLQTLILPQSVTCPGGINAWDVVTFYITNQTCQGQRNLCNSTGDPETCPENGSCVPDGPGLLQCVCADGFHGYKCMRQGSFSLLMFFGILGSTTLSISILLWGTQRRKAKAS
- the ATRAID gene encoding all-trans retinoic acid-induced differentiation factor isoform X2, whose translation is MLQGRCCLNGKGTILGLDLQNCSLKDPGPDFAQAHTAVIIDLQANPFEGDWANTFRGFTQLQTLILPQSVTCPGGINAWDVVTFYITNQTCQGQRNLCNSTGDPETCPENGSCVPDGPGLLQCVCADGFHGYKCMRQGSFSLLMFFGILGSTTLSISILLWGTQRRKAKAS